AGCGAGGGGCAATTGATTTGCACCCCGGAGTGGTTCCAGTGGGTAAACGAACAGGTAATGAGCACTCAGAGTGAAGCCATTGCCCTGCAATACCCCACCGGGCTACCTGACGTCGGCAGTGATGAGTGGTTTACCGCAGTGGATAAATTGACCGGAGGCGACGGCGCCCACGGCCCGGATGGTGGCAGTGATGAGTGGTGCTTCATGATGCAGCAACGACTCGGTAACACCGACTGAAACACTGCACCAGTAAACGAGCTAATAACCGGGAGCATTCGATGAAAAATGTGAAAAACTCTCTGCTCGCCATTACACTCGGTGGCTTTGCCGCCCTCAGCAGTACCCAGGCAAACGCCAAAGATGAAAAGCCCCCACCCGGGGCCATGGCACTCTCCATGTTGCTGACGAAGCTGGAGCAACAGGGGTACACCCCCGTGGTGGATGTTTCCCTGGAACAGGGACGCTGGGAGGTGGAAGCCTACAAGGAAGGCAAAAAATACGATCTTGAAGTGGACCCCAACAGCGGGGAAATCCTGCAGATGAAGGAAGACAAGGACTGAACACCCTGCATAACGACGGCAATCAGACGTTACTCCAACAGCTTGAGCAAGTACTCGGCGCCGACAGAGTCATTGCCGACCCAGAGCGTAACGAACACTACCGAAAAGGGTTTCGCTCCGGTGAGGGCGATGCCCTTGCGGTGGTTTTTCCAGAAAAACTGTTGCAGCTTTGGCAAACACTGCAAGTCTGCGTTGATGCCGGAGCGGGCATTATCCTGCAGGCGGCAAATACCGGCCTTACCGAGGGTTCCACCCCCAGCGGCTCCGATTACGATCGGCCACTGGTGGTGATCAACACCCTGAAAATGAACGCCATCCATCTGCTGGATGGCGGCAAGCAAGTGGTTGCACTTCCCGGTGCCACCCTGCACAGCCTGGAAAAATTGCTCACCCCGCTAAAACGTGCGCCCCACTCGGAAATCGGCTCTTCGTGCATCGGTGCCTCCATCGTCGGTGGCATCGCTAATAATTCCGGTGGCGCCCTGTGCCAACGGGGCCCCGCGTATACAGAACTCGCACTCTACGCCCGCGTTGATGAGTCCGGACAACTGCAATTGATCAACCATCTGGGCATCGACCTCGGCAAAAGCAGCGAAGAAATACTTACCAATCTGGAACGTGGGACCTTTCTCCAAATAGTCGAGGCAAACCACACCAGTAACAGACCCCGTATGGCATCGGATCGCGAATATGTGGAACGTATCCGCGATGTGGATGCAGACACACCGGCGCGCTTCAACGCCGACCCCAGGCGATTGTTTGAAGCCAGTGGCTGCGCCGGCAAGGTCGCCGTGTTCGCGGTGCGCCTGGATACCTTCCCGACCCCGACGCACATCCAGACGTTCTATATCGGCAGCAATGATCCCAACGTGTTCGCGCGATTGCGCCGCGGCCTGCTGAGTGAACTGCCACAGTTACCGGTACTCGGGGAATACCTGCACAAGGATATGTTCGACCTGGCGGCCGAATATGGAAAAGACAGTTTCTACACTATTGAAAAACTTGGCACCCGTAGAATGCCGGCGTTTTTCAGCCTCAAGGGACGCCTGGACGCCTGGCTGGAAAAGCGCGCCTTCCTGCCGCGCTTTCTGAGTGAGCGGGTATTACAGGCTCTGAGTAAAGTCCTGCCGCAGCACCTGCCGAAGCGGATGCTCGAATACCGCAGCAAATACCAGCATCACCTGATCGTAAAAATGGCCGACGACGGCATTGCACCAGCACAGGAGTGGCTGAGAGGATTTTTCCAGCGGCCGGAAAATTCGGGGGCATTTTTTGCCTGTAACGACGAGGAAGCCCGCAAGGCGATGCTACACCGGTTTGTTTCCGCCGGCGCCGCCATGCGCTATCAATCGGTGCATTTCCGCGAGGTGGGCGAACTTCTGCCACTGGATATTGCCCTGCGCCGCAACGACCAGGACTGGGAGGAACAGCTGCCGCCGGAAATCGACGAACAGCTGGAATACCGGCTGTATTACGGCCACTTTCTCTGCAATGTATTCCACCAGGACTACATCCTCAAGAAAGACGCAGACCCCAACGCCGTCAAGCAGGCCATGCTGGCACTACTCGACCAGCGCGGTGCCCGCTACCCTGCAGAGCACAACGTGGGGCACATGTACCATGCCCCGGAAGCCCAACGGCTCTTCTTCGAACAGCTGGACCCCACGAACACGTTCAACCCCGGTATCGGCAAGACCGACAAGCTCCGTCGCTGCTGCAGTTGCGGCTGACGAAATAAGCGAGCGCTCACAAAGCCGGTATCACAGCTGAATGGAAACCTGACTCGCGCCCGGCTTGAGGGTAAAACTCTCGGTTTTGCCGTCCCGGGTCAGGTTCAGGGTATTGACCTGGTCCCGCTCAATTTCCATCAGCATCGACTGCCGTACCTGAAATTGTTTTCCCTCAACTTCCGCCAGCGGGATTTCCTGGTAAATCCACACATCGTGCACGTCGGACTCCATACCAACCCACGTTGGCTTGAGCAGTGAGCCATCTGCCAGTTGGATCTGGAAATGTTCATTCACATAAGACTCCGCCTGCGCCTTCGCATCCTTCATTTCCTTGCTCGCACTCAACTGCAGCGCACGCTCGATATCCGCCACGAAGAAGCGATGACTGATCTCCAGCGTCTGCGTGCGCGGGTTGAGCGACAACTCGGTCAGGCCGAAATGGTAGCGATGGGCGTGAGCCTGAGTGGCCATAGACATAATCATGGCCAGAACGGCAAATTTAAAAAAGTGTGCGGTTGCGGCGCGCATGGCAAAACCTCTGCAATCGGAACATTCAAAAAACGGAAAAAGTGTAAGGCGGGATAGGGGCGGCCAGAATGGCCGCCCCGGGATGGAAAAACCGATCAGTCTTCGTCTTTCAGCTCGACTTCCCAGTCCTTCATCAGGTTGCGGGACTTCTCGTCTTTGAACAGCTCCAGACGGGACTTGATGATACGGCGCGGGAAATAGTTGTTCTCCACGTCCACATCGGCAGTCTCCCAGTGGGGGTCCAGTACCACAGACGTCAGCACCTTGTCTTTGCCGCGCACCAGCATCTTGGAGGTTTTCTGGGCATTGCGTGTCCAGATCTCAGCCGGAATACGCAGCTCTTCGTTGCTGCCATCTTCGTACTCGAGTTTCAGGATCAACGGCATAACCAGGCCGCCGATATTGCTGAAGTCGAGCACGTATACATTGCTTTCAACGTTGAGCAGGTTCTTTTCCCAGTCCTCCAGGCCTTCCAGCATTCCGGCGTAGCTGTTGCGGTCAGCGTTGGATACGTCGAACTCATCGTGCTCGTTGTAGAAGTCAGACAGTTCCGGCTTGCCGTCCACAATCCGGGTCAGCTTGTTCGCACGGTTGGTGCGCTTGGTGACGGTTTCCGGCTCCTGCTCGAATTTTTCTCGCTTCCACGGGTTCTCGATATCCGGGTTCTTGGTGCCTACGTTGTAGTGGCGCACCTGATCCAGGCTGATATCCACGTGATCGGTGGTGTAGAACCAACCGCGCCAGAACCAGTCCAGATCCATTCCGGAAGCGTCTTCCATGGTGCGGAAGAAATCGGCCGGCATCGGGCGTTTGAACTTCCAGCGCTCGGCGTATTCACGGAAAGCGAAGTCGAACAGCTCGCGGCCCATGATGGACTCACGCAGGATGTTCAGCGCCGTGGCCGGCTTGCCGTAGGCGTTGTTACCAAACTGCAGGATGGATTCCGAGTTGGTCATGATCGGAACCTGGTTCTCGCTCTTCATGTACTCGGTAATCTTGCGTGCATCGCCACGGCGAGAGGGATACTTCTCTTCCCACTCCTGCTCCGCCAGGAACTGCACGTAGGTGTTCAGGCCCTCGTCCATCCAGGTCCACTGGCGCTCGTCGGAGTTCACAATCATCGGGTAGTAGTTGTGGCCCACTTCGTGAATGATGACCGAAATAAGGCCGTATTTGGTGCGACGGGAGTAGGTGCGCTTGCTACGGTCTTCCTCGTCGATCTCCGGGCGCGGACCGTTGAAGGTGATCATCGGATATTCCATGCCACCCACGGGACCGTTTACGGAAATGGAAACCGGATACGGGTAGTCGAAGCTGTAGCGGTTGTAGACATCCATGGTATGAATGATTGACGCGGTGGAATACTTGTCCCACAGCGGCGTGCCCTCTTCCGGGTAGAAGGACATCGCCATGGTGTCGGTGCCGCCCTTCTTGTAGCCCTGAGCATCC
This is a stretch of genomic DNA from Microbulbifer bruguierae. It encodes these proteins:
- a CDS encoding M1 family metallopeptidase, which codes for MTIKTFCRRLGAALLGFAGSTGALAADPLNVTGDKFRQLEELLPTPNTYRAASGAPGHAYWQQQADYDIKVSLDDDKQRITASEVITYQNNSPDTLRYLWLQLDQNRFKPGSAGNLAAPVDVQSIAPDTIPFGSFRREVVSAEFDGGYKITKVADTGGRDLRHTIVDTGMRIDLPQPLKSGDKVSFRVDWEYNIIEQKALGGRSGYEYFERDGNYLYEIAQWFPRMAAYNDVSGWQNKQFLGRGEFALEFGDYRVAIEVPADHIVASTGVLQNPGDVLNREQRARLKKARTASKPVMIVTKEEALENEKVKAKGRKTWVFEAENVRDFSWASSRKFLWDAQGYKKGGTDTMAMSFYPEEGTPLWDKYSTASIIHTMDVYNRYSFDYPYPVSISVNGPVGGMEYPMITFNGPRPEIDEEDRSKRTYSRRTKYGLISVIIHEVGHNYYPMIVNSDERQWTWMDEGLNTYVQFLAEQEWEEKYPSRRGDARKITEYMKSENQVPIMTNSESILQFGNNAYGKPATALNILRESIMGRELFDFAFREYAERWKFKRPMPADFFRTMEDASGMDLDWFWRGWFYTTDHVDISLDQVRHYNVGTKNPDIENPWKREKFEQEPETVTKRTNRANKLTRIVDGKPELSDFYNEHDEFDVSNADRNSYAGMLEGLEDWEKNLLNVESNVYVLDFSNIGGLVMPLILKLEYEDGSNEELRIPAEIWTRNAQKTSKMLVRGKDKVLTSVVLDPHWETADVDVENNYFPRRIIKSRLELFKDEKSRNLMKDWEVELKDED
- a CDS encoding DUF6702 family protein codes for the protein MRAATAHFFKFAVLAMIMSMATQAHAHRYHFGLTELSLNPRTQTLEISHRFFVADIERALQLSASKEMKDAKAQAESYVNEHFQIQLADGSLLKPTWVGMESDVHDVWIYQEIPLAEVEGKQFQVRQSMLMEIERDQVNTLNLTRDGKTESFTLKPGASQVSIQL
- a CDS encoding PepSY domain-containing protein, which gives rise to MKNVKNSLLAITLGGFAALSSTQANAKDEKPPPGAMALSMLLTKLEQQGYTPVVDVSLEQGRWEVEAYKEGKKYDLEVDPNSGEILQMKEDKD
- the dld gene encoding D-lactate dehydrogenase, which encodes MADPERNEHYRKGFRSGEGDALAVVFPEKLLQLWQTLQVCVDAGAGIILQAANTGLTEGSTPSGSDYDRPLVVINTLKMNAIHLLDGGKQVVALPGATLHSLEKLLTPLKRAPHSEIGSSCIGASIVGGIANNSGGALCQRGPAYTELALYARVDESGQLQLINHLGIDLGKSSEEILTNLERGTFLQIVEANHTSNRPRMASDREYVERIRDVDADTPARFNADPRRLFEASGCAGKVAVFAVRLDTFPTPTHIQTFYIGSNDPNVFARLRRGLLSELPQLPVLGEYLHKDMFDLAAEYGKDSFYTIEKLGTRRMPAFFSLKGRLDAWLEKRAFLPRFLSERVLQALSKVLPQHLPKRMLEYRSKYQHHLIVKMADDGIAPAQEWLRGFFQRPENSGAFFACNDEEARKAMLHRFVSAGAAMRYQSVHFREVGELLPLDIALRRNDQDWEEQLPPEIDEQLEYRLYYGHFLCNVFHQDYILKKDADPNAVKQAMLALLDQRGARYPAEHNVGHMYHAPEAQRLFFEQLDPTNTFNPGIGKTDKLRRCCSCG